One region of Demequina sp. TMPB413 genomic DNA includes:
- a CDS encoding RNA polymerase sigma factor, with product MSVGSPTLTEALHFNGFAGGAESRGSPPNVFERTRVPSDRSGVARAARAGSPRTTGESGNHSAPTPLKEKTTSATAPIEDLAPTAAPRATKGAGPVRSKASKAKAAAEDAPVADEEDVVPEDVEPTPDAEAEEPEETAGFVITGEDDDAPVQQVMTAGATADPVKDYLKQIGKVALLNAEQEVDLAKRIEAGLFAEEKLSGGDKITPKNRRELEWIANDGRHAKNHLLEANLRLVVSLAKRYTGRGMLFLDLIQEGNLGLIRAVEKFDYTKGYKFSTYATWWIRQAITRAMADQARTIRIPVHMVEVINKLARVQRQMLQDLGREPTPEELARELDMTPEKVVEVQKYGREPISLHTPLGEDGDSEFGDLIEDSEAVVPADAVGFTLLQEELSKVMDTLSDREAGVVGMRFGLTDGQPKTLDEIGRVFGVTRERIRQIESKTMSKLRHPSRSQVLRDYLD from the coding sequence CTGTCAGTGGGGTCGCCGACGTTGACAGAGGCGTTACACTTTAATGGATTTGCCGGCGGTGCTGAGAGCCGTGGCAGCCCCCCAAATGTGTTCGAGAGGACTCGTGTGCCGTCTGATCGTTCCGGCGTAGCTCGTGCAGCGCGAGCGGGTTCCCCCCGCACCACCGGAGAGTCAGGCAACCACTCGGCTCCCACCCCACTGAAGGAGAAGACCACGTCCGCTACTGCCCCCATCGAGGACCTCGCTCCCACGGCCGCCCCGCGCGCCACCAAGGGCGCCGGTCCCGTGCGCTCGAAAGCAAGCAAGGCCAAGGCTGCTGCCGAGGACGCTCCCGTCGCTGACGAGGAAGACGTGGTGCCGGAAGACGTCGAGCCCACGCCCGACGCTGAAGCGGAAGAGCCCGAAGAGACCGCAGGCTTCGTTATTACGGGGGAAGACGACGATGCCCCCGTTCAGCAGGTCATGACGGCTGGAGCTACCGCAGACCCCGTCAAGGACTACCTGAAGCAGATCGGTAAGGTCGCTCTGCTGAACGCCGAGCAAGAGGTTGACCTTGCCAAGCGCATCGAAGCGGGACTGTTCGCGGAAGAGAAGCTCAGTGGGGGAGACAAGATCACCCCCAAGAACCGTCGCGAACTGGAGTGGATCGCCAACGACGGTCGCCACGCCAAGAACCACCTGTTGGAAGCGAACCTGCGCCTCGTCGTCTCGCTCGCCAAGCGCTACACCGGCCGGGGCATGCTGTTCCTCGACCTCATCCAAGAGGGCAACCTTGGCCTGATCCGTGCGGTCGAGAAGTTCGACTACACCAAGGGCTACAAGTTCTCGACCTACGCCACCTGGTGGATCCGTCAGGCGATCACGCGAGCCATGGCCGACCAGGCACGCACCATTCGCATCCCCGTGCACATGGTCGAGGTCATCAACAAGTTGGCTAGGGTTCAGCGCCAGATGCTTCAAGACCTCGGTCGCGAACCCACGCCAGAAGAGCTCGCGCGTGAACTCGATATGACGCCAGAGAAGGTGGTCGAGGTCCAGAAGTACGGCCGCGAACCCATTTCTCTGCATACGCCACTTGGTGAAGATGGCGACAGCGAATTTGGCGACCTCATCGAGGACTCTGAAGCGGTCGTGCCGGCCGACGCCGTGGGCTTCACGCTGCTTCAGGAAGAACTCAGCAAGGTCATGGATACGCTCTCCGACCGCGAGGCTGGTGTGGTGGGAATGCGCTTCGGCCTGACCGATGGCCAGCCCAAGACTCTCGACGAGATCGGCCGAGTGTTTGGCGTGACCCGCGAGCGGATCCGCCAGATCGAGTCCAAGACGATGTCAAAGCTCCGTCATCCTTCCCGTTCCCAGGTGCTGCGCGACTACCTCGATTAG
- a CDS encoding EAL domain-containing protein, producing the protein MTESSDSAPSASDEFAAILNERQVTSVFQPIVDLATGEVVGYEALCRGPEGSRFGSPAELFRQAELDGLQSMLNWICLGSAFEGFFSAGAPRSASLFVNMSVGLRIDQCPPDIYEIVARAQSSLRVFIELNDAALASDPEGVLATVDRARQLSWGVSVDDVSSSPGCLSVLPLLSADVVKLDMRMLQRDSPGGFAPSLGPLLKYVEANRVTLIVTGIETAAEAKLARALGATLGQGYRFGRPEALSGPLATPRTVVPLLDVVRHSPRNTSLRDIIEDHPSQTMTAESLLEIGGFFLRQAMTARSRPVVLIRQPNGLALDAVFHVGTLDQLRETAVLCAIFGPHGASKILPGWRHVVVSPGDPLRNRAFLILLTDSLTVGIVATRWMPHEELFDVVLTQDATTVYRLADHLIRRMPSEHGDEIVRFDSGED; encoded by the coding sequence ATGACCGAGTCGAGCGACAGCGCACCGAGCGCCTCAGATGAGTTCGCCGCGATTCTGAACGAGCGCCAGGTCACGAGCGTCTTCCAACCGATCGTTGACTTGGCGACCGGTGAGGTCGTGGGCTACGAGGCTTTGTGCCGCGGGCCTGAAGGGTCCCGCTTTGGGTCTCCTGCGGAGCTCTTTCGTCAGGCGGAACTCGATGGGCTGCAGTCCATGCTCAACTGGATCTGTCTCGGCTCCGCCTTTGAGGGCTTCTTCAGTGCAGGCGCTCCAAGGTCCGCCTCACTGTTTGTCAACATGTCAGTGGGCTTGCGCATCGATCAGTGTCCCCCGGACATCTACGAGATTGTCGCGCGTGCGCAGTCGTCGCTGAGGGTGTTCATCGAACTCAACGACGCCGCACTCGCATCCGACCCCGAGGGCGTGCTGGCCACCGTCGACCGTGCGCGTCAGCTGAGTTGGGGCGTATCGGTGGATGACGTCTCCTCGAGCCCTGGGTGTCTGTCGGTGCTGCCTCTCTTGTCGGCGGACGTGGTGAAGCTCGACATGCGGATGCTCCAAAGGGATTCGCCAGGGGGTTTCGCACCATCGTTAGGCCCTCTGTTGAAGTACGTGGAAGCCAACAGGGTGACTTTGATCGTGACCGGCATCGAGACAGCGGCTGAGGCGAAGCTCGCCCGCGCCCTTGGCGCTACGCTCGGTCAGGGGTATCGCTTCGGCAGGCCTGAGGCGCTCTCCGGACCGCTTGCAACGCCGCGTACTGTGGTTCCCCTGCTTGACGTCGTCCGGCACTCCCCGCGAAACACGTCGCTGCGGGACATCATCGAGGATCACCCGTCCCAGACCATGACCGCCGAGTCTCTCCTTGAGATCGGCGGATTCTTCCTCCGACAGGCCATGACCGCACGCTCGCGTCCCGTCGTTCTCATCCGGCAACCGAACGGCCTGGCGCTCGACGCTGTGTTCCACGTGGGCACGCTCGATCAGTTGCGCGAAACGGCGGTGCTGTGCGCGATCTTCGGTCCTCATGGAGCGTCAAAGATTCTGCCAGGCTGGCGCCACGTGGTCGTGTCTCCTGGTGATCCGCTGAGGAACCGGGCTTTCTTGATTCTGCTGACGGACTCGCTCACGGTCGGCATCGTCGCCACCAGGTGGATGCCCCACGAGGAGCTCTTCGATGTGGTGCTCACCCAAGACGCGACAACCGTCTATCGATTGGCTGACCACCTCATTCGCCGCATGCCGTCGGAGCATGGTGACGAGATCGTGAGATTTGATTCCGGCGAGGACTGA
- a CDS encoding GNAT family N-acetyltransferase has product MASVTVRPAEPADAAEIVYLGALMYKAVGAKPTPAWALDSTSLVKERLGKDLYGVVIDAEEGGLAACGLINIVPRLPRPGRNAHRAGYVQWVSTAPQYHRRGYAREIMTALLEWTDDQGIEVIELHATPAGRELYRELGFFVKTDNLAMTALRADAATEVPEV; this is encoded by the coding sequence GTGGCCTCTGTCACTGTGCGGCCGGCCGAGCCTGCCGACGCTGCCGAGATCGTCTATCTTGGTGCGCTCATGTATAAGGCTGTGGGCGCGAAGCCCACGCCCGCTTGGGCTCTCGACTCGACCTCGCTCGTGAAGGAGCGCCTTGGCAAGGACCTCTACGGCGTCGTGATCGACGCTGAGGAGGGTGGGCTTGCGGCGTGCGGGCTGATCAACATCGTTCCCCGCTTGCCACGCCCTGGCAGGAACGCGCACCGCGCAGGCTATGTCCAGTGGGTCTCCACCGCGCCGCAATACCACCGCAGGGGGTACGCGCGGGAGATCATGACGGCGCTGCTTGAGTGGACAGACGACCAAGGCATCGAGGTCATCGAGCTGCACGCCACGCCCGCTGGACGTGAACTGTATCGCGAGCTTGGCTTCTTTGTGAAGACGGACAACCTGGCCATGACGGCGTTGAGGGCCGATGCCGCGACGGAAGTTCCCGAGGTATAG
- a CDS encoding type IIA DNA topoisomerase subunit B: MSSDYSARHLSVLEGLDAVRKRPGMYIGTTDSRGLMHCLWEIIDNSVDEALGGHGNRIEVILHPDDSVEVRDTARGIPVDIEPKTGLSGVEVVMTKLHAGGKFGSGSYAASGGLHGVGASVVNALSERLDVWVDRGGKTHHMAFRRGEPGKFADPASGPTPDAEFTPFVTGSELDVTGKVGKAVTGTRIRYWADRQVFNKQASFSYDELIVRARQTAFLVPQLTMVVRDERNPLEPSEQSFMFEGGSKDFVDFIAPDAAVTDTWLLKGSGTYTETVPVLKPNGHLESEDVDRSCEVDIALRWGTGYETEVRSFVNIISTPKGGTHLTGFEQGLTKVVRKVIEANARRLKLSGKDGAERIEKDDIMAGLTAVVTVRLPEPQFEGQTKEVLGTSPVRAIVAKTIETELGAILTSTKRDFKAQANTVLEKVVAEMRARVAARKQKEISRRKNALETSTLPAKLADCRSNDVELSELFIVEGDSALGTAKLARQSDFQALLPIRGKILNVQRASVTDMLHNAECASIIQVLGAGSGRTFDLESARYGKIILMTDADVDGAHIRTLLLTLFFRYMRPLVDAGRVYAAVPPLHRIEVNGSARRAREHIYTYSEKELQETLRELRRAGRSFKDEIQRYKGLGEMDADQLAETTMDPEHRTLRRITAADAESAERVFELLMGNDVGPRRDFIVAGAATLDHNRIDT, translated from the coding sequence GTGAGCTCCGACTACTCTGCACGTCATCTGTCAGTCCTTGAAGGATTGGACGCGGTTCGCAAGCGTCCAGGCATGTACATCGGCACCACGGACTCGCGTGGATTGATGCACTGCTTGTGGGAGATCATCGACAACTCGGTGGACGAGGCCCTCGGCGGCCATGGCAATCGCATCGAAGTGATCCTGCATCCCGATGACTCGGTGGAGGTGCGCGACACCGCTCGCGGAATCCCCGTCGACATTGAGCCGAAAACCGGCTTGAGCGGCGTCGAGGTCGTCATGACCAAACTGCACGCCGGCGGAAAGTTCGGCTCTGGCTCTTACGCCGCTTCTGGCGGTCTGCATGGCGTCGGCGCCTCGGTCGTGAACGCGCTCAGCGAGCGCCTCGATGTGTGGGTGGACCGTGGCGGCAAGACGCACCACATGGCCTTCCGGCGCGGTGAGCCTGGCAAGTTCGCTGACCCCGCGAGCGGCCCGACTCCCGACGCCGAGTTCACGCCTTTCGTGACCGGTTCCGAGCTGGACGTCACGGGCAAGGTTGGCAAGGCGGTGACCGGCACGCGGATCCGTTACTGGGCCGACAGGCAGGTGTTCAACAAGCAAGCGAGCTTCTCGTACGACGAGTTGATCGTCAGGGCCAGGCAGACCGCCTTCTTGGTGCCTCAGCTCACGATGGTGGTGCGGGACGAACGCAATCCGTTGGAACCGAGCGAGCAAAGCTTCATGTTCGAGGGAGGATCCAAGGACTTCGTCGACTTCATCGCGCCAGACGCAGCCGTCACGGACACGTGGCTACTCAAGGGCTCCGGAACGTACACGGAGACAGTGCCGGTGCTCAAGCCCAACGGCCACCTGGAGTCTGAAGATGTTGACCGTTCATGTGAGGTGGACATTGCACTGAGGTGGGGCACCGGTTACGAGACCGAGGTGCGCTCGTTCGTCAACATCATCTCGACGCCCAAGGGCGGCACTCACCTGACAGGCTTCGAGCAGGGCCTCACCAAGGTGGTGCGCAAAGTCATCGAGGCAAACGCGCGCAGGCTGAAGCTGAGCGGCAAGGATGGCGCCGAACGCATCGAGAAGGACGACATCATGGCGGGCCTGACCGCCGTTGTCACCGTGCGCTTGCCAGAACCTCAGTTCGAAGGTCAGACCAAGGAGGTCCTCGGGACATCGCCTGTGCGCGCCATCGTCGCGAAGACAATCGAGACGGAGCTTGGCGCGATCCTCACCTCGACCAAGCGAGACTTCAAGGCTCAAGCGAACACCGTGCTGGAGAAGGTGGTTGCGGAAATGCGCGCCAGGGTGGCCGCCCGCAAGCAGAAGGAGATCTCGCGGCGCAAGAACGCGCTTGAGACATCGACGTTGCCTGCCAAGCTCGCCGACTGCCGAAGCAACGACGTCGAGCTCTCTGAACTCTTCATCGTTGAGGGAGATAGCGCCCTCGGAACAGCCAAATTGGCGAGGCAGTCTGACTTCCAGGCGCTCCTTCCGATTCGCGGCAAGATCCTCAACGTGCAGCGTGCCTCCGTCACCGACATGCTTCACAACGCCGAGTGCGCCTCGATCATCCAGGTGCTGGGCGCTGGCTCTGGGCGCACGTTCGACCTCGAGTCGGCTCGGTACGGGAAGATCATTCTGATGACAGATGCCGACGTCGACGGCGCCCACATCCGCACCTTGTTGCTGACCCTGTTCTTCAGGTACATGCGCCCGCTCGTGGACGCCGGCCGCGTGTACGCAGCGGTGCCGCCGTTGCACCGGATCGAGGTCAATGGTTCCGCCCGCCGCGCTCGGGAGCACATCTACACGTACTCCGAGAAGGAACTCCAGGAGACGTTGCGGGAATTGCGTCGAGCTGGGCGAAGTTTCAAAGACGAGATCCAGCGCTACAAGGGATTGGGGGAGATGGACGCCGACCAGTTGGCAGAGACGACGATGGACCCCGAGCATCGGACTCTGCGCCGCATCACTGCGGCAGACGCAGAATCAGCTGAGCGCGTCTTTGAACTCCTGATGGGCAATGACGTTGGCCCACGCCGAGACTTCATCGTCGCGGGCGCTGCGACCCTCGATCACAACAGGATTGATACGTAA
- a CDS encoding threonine/serine exporter ThrE family protein — protein sequence MTSSPPPAQDIDADELGRRSNAILRLGLLMLGSGTASYRVKQGMKTVAKSLGIEEHSEQVTLTEITTTSRVGQLFRTEVSELRHNSVNADRIARLDRFRRHLPSVMTPAEVHRALDEIERQKPMYNRWLNSTFAGAACAGFAVLNRARILEVVVVFVAAFMGQWVRRELAHRSFNAFGTVLVAATVATTVYIGSLALLSLAGTGLETHASGYISSVLFLLPGFALITGALDLAKNDYSAGIIRVVHGTSLTLAAAAAVWGVSLLSPLDTSARPPIDVGLVGDLGIKSVASFVGVLGFALLFNSPWRMALTAALIGLVNVPRMVLIENGMPVQTATFLACLVLGVLAATGARGGRWPVITLQVPASLVQIPGVLAHEAVVSLNEARYIDATAGILQVLLTVLAILIGLVVAKYMTDRHWAFES from the coding sequence GTGACATCCTCCCCGCCCCCTGCACAAGACATTGACGCCGACGAACTTGGGCGGCGTTCCAACGCCATCCTGCGGTTGGGCCTGCTCATGTTGGGTTCGGGCACCGCAAGCTACCGCGTCAAGCAAGGTATGAAGACCGTCGCGAAGTCCCTCGGTATTGAGGAACACTCCGAGCAGGTCACGCTGACGGAGATCACCACCACCTCCCGTGTGGGACAACTGTTCCGCACCGAAGTCTCTGAACTGCGACACAACTCCGTGAACGCCGACAGGATCGCGAGACTCGACCGGTTCAGAAGGCACTTGCCAAGCGTGATGACTCCCGCCGAGGTGCACCGCGCCCTCGATGAGATCGAGCGCCAGAAGCCCATGTACAACAGGTGGCTCAACTCGACGTTTGCCGGAGCCGCATGTGCAGGGTTCGCGGTACTCAATAGGGCAAGGATCCTTGAAGTCGTCGTCGTCTTTGTCGCTGCCTTCATGGGTCAGTGGGTGCGCCGCGAGCTCGCGCACCGCTCCTTTAACGCCTTCGGCACCGTGTTGGTCGCGGCCACCGTCGCGACGACGGTCTATATCGGCTCCCTCGCTCTACTCTCGTTGGCGGGAACGGGACTCGAAACACACGCCTCTGGCTACATCTCCTCCGTGTTGTTCTTGCTTCCAGGATTCGCCCTCATCACTGGTGCGCTCGACCTGGCCAAGAATGACTACTCGGCAGGCATCATCCGCGTGGTCCACGGAACGTCGCTGACTCTTGCCGCTGCCGCGGCGGTGTGGGGAGTTTCGCTGCTCAGCCCTCTGGATACGAGCGCCCGCCCGCCGATCGACGTCGGGCTTGTGGGCGACCTCGGCATCAAGTCCGTAGCCAGCTTCGTGGGTGTCCTCGGTTTCGCGTTGCTTTTCAACTCGCCATGGAGGATGGCGCTGACCGCCGCCCTCATCGGCCTAGTGAACGTGCCACGCATGGTGCTCATCGAGAACGGCATGCCCGTCCAGACGGCGACGTTCCTTGCTTGCCTCGTGCTCGGCGTGCTTGCCGCAACTGGCGCCAGAGGCGGTAGGTGGCCCGTCATCACCCTGCAGGTCCCGGCGTCGCTCGTGCAGATCCCTGGCGTGCTCGCCCACGAGGCCGTCGTGAGCCTGAATGAGGCGCGCTACATCGACGCGACAGCAGGCATCTTGCAAGTGCTTCTGACGGTGCTGGCCATCTTGATTGGGCTCGTGGTGGCCAAGTACATGACCGATAGACACTGGGCCTTCGAAAGTTAG
- a CDS encoding DNA topoisomerase (ATP-hydrolyzing) subunit A, whose amino-acid sequence MPESDAQIVDIDVSAEMEASFLEYAYSVIYSRALPDARDGLKPVQRRIVYTMGDMGLRPDRAHVKSSRVVGEVMGKLHPHGDQAIYDALVRMAQSFSLRLPLVDGHGNFGSLDDGPAASRYTEARLAPASMAMTADLGENVVDFVPNYDNKLQQPSVLPSAIPNLLVNGASGIAVGMATNMAPHNLIEVVSAARHLLANPKASLDELMKFVPGPDLPSGGKIVGLDGIRQAYETGKGAFKTRATARIEKVTAKRQGIVVTELPYTVGPERVIEKIKDGVTAKRLQGIQAVTDLTDRHHGLRLVIEIRTGFSPEAVLEQLYRYTPLEEAYSINNVALVDGEPRTLGLKELLRVWVDHRIEVTRRRSEHRLSSRRERLHLVDGLLVAILDIDDVIQIIRTSDDSGAAKDRLMTAFDLSQVQAEYILELRLRRLTKFSRIELENEKSQLMAEIAELEDILHSEGALRAVVGREMDAVAAEYGTPRRTILLADAGAPAAASLAGMPGAASATAPSSGRNAAPANLEIADTPCHALLSTTGLVARTSDEHPVSREGRRAPHDALRSAIASTVRSDVGVLTSRGRILRLSLLEVPSLPPTDGPPSLSGGAPVRELVMLDRDEEPIALVPLDGQTPLALGTKDGTVKRVAPEPAPSKDAWDVIALKEGDAVVGAAPAADDRELVFVTSDAQLLRFAASSVRPQGRTAGGMTGIKIGAGASVAGFFVVDAQQDNHVVTISGSSDGLPGTQPGAAKVTPLAEYPGKGRATGGVRAHRFLKGEDSLLATWVGPAPARAASGAGQPIDLPEAIGRRDGSGVPLNTPVDGIG is encoded by the coding sequence ATGCCCGAGTCCGACGCACAGATCGTCGATATTGACGTGAGCGCCGAGATGGAGGCGTCGTTCCTTGAGTACGCCTATTCGGTGATCTACTCCAGGGCATTGCCTGACGCGAGGGACGGTTTGAAGCCTGTTCAAAGGCGCATCGTCTACACCATGGGCGACATGGGATTGCGCCCAGACAGGGCGCACGTGAAGTCTTCCCGCGTCGTCGGCGAGGTGATGGGTAAGCTCCACCCGCACGGAGACCAGGCGATCTACGACGCCCTCGTACGCATGGCGCAGTCCTTCTCGCTGCGCCTGCCGCTGGTCGACGGACACGGAAACTTTGGCTCGCTTGACGACGGCCCTGCCGCTTCCCGCTATACCGAAGCGCGGCTAGCCCCCGCATCAATGGCCATGACGGCCGACCTCGGAGAGAACGTCGTCGACTTTGTCCCCAACTACGACAACAAGCTTCAACAGCCCTCCGTGCTGCCGAGCGCGATTCCCAACTTGCTCGTCAATGGAGCCTCAGGCATCGCAGTGGGCATGGCCACCAACATGGCGCCGCACAACCTCATCGAAGTGGTCTCTGCCGCGCGCCACCTGCTCGCCAACCCCAAGGCAAGCCTCGACGAGCTCATGAAGTTCGTACCTGGTCCGGACTTGCCCTCCGGCGGCAAGATCGTCGGTCTCGATGGAATCCGGCAGGCATACGAGACGGGCAAGGGCGCCTTCAAGACCCGCGCGACCGCCCGGATCGAGAAGGTCACGGCCAAGCGTCAAGGAATCGTCGTGACGGAGTTGCCGTACACGGTGGGTCCCGAGCGCGTGATCGAGAAGATCAAGGACGGGGTCACGGCGAAGCGCCTGCAGGGCATTCAAGCCGTGACTGACCTGACCGACCGCCATCACGGCTTGCGCCTCGTCATCGAGATCCGCACCGGCTTCTCCCCCGAGGCCGTGCTGGAGCAGTTGTATCGCTACACGCCGCTCGAGGAGGCCTACTCGATCAACAACGTCGCGCTGGTCGACGGCGAGCCACGCACGCTTGGTCTCAAGGAGCTGCTCAGGGTGTGGGTCGATCACCGCATCGAGGTGACCAGGAGGCGATCGGAACACCGGCTGAGCTCGCGACGCGAACGGTTGCACTTGGTGGACGGCCTGCTCGTCGCGATCCTCGATATTGACGACGTCATTCAGATCATTCGCACGTCGGACGACTCCGGTGCGGCCAAGGATCGCCTGATGACGGCGTTCGACCTCTCTCAAGTGCAGGCTGAGTACATCCTCGAGTTGCGGCTAAGAAGGCTCACCAAGTTCTCCAGGATCGAGTTGGAGAACGAAAAGAGCCAGTTGATGGCAGAGATTGCCGAGCTTGAGGACATCCTGCACTCGGAAGGTGCTCTCCGCGCCGTGGTTGGCCGCGAGATGGACGCCGTTGCCGCCGAGTATGGGACGCCGAGGCGGACCATCCTCTTGGCAGACGCTGGCGCCCCTGCCGCCGCTTCCCTCGCGGGAATGCCCGGTGCTGCCTCGGCGACCGCGCCCTCTTCCGGCCGCAACGCGGCCCCAGCGAACCTGGAGATCGCCGACACGCCTTGCCACGCACTGCTGTCAACAACGGGCCTGGTCGCGCGCACTTCCGACGAACACCCGGTGTCGCGCGAGGGCAGGCGTGCTCCGCACGACGCCTTGCGCTCTGCGATCGCTTCCACGGTGCGCTCCGACGTGGGGGTGCTCACCTCGCGTGGCCGGATCCTCAGACTGTCCCTGCTCGAGGTGCCGAGCCTTCCCCCCACCGACGGCCCGCCCTCGCTGTCAGGCGGGGCGCCCGTGCGCGAGTTGGTCATGCTTGACCGGGACGAGGAGCCCATTGCGTTGGTGCCGCTCGACGGCCAAACACCCCTCGCGCTTGGCACGAAGGACGGGACGGTGAAGCGCGTCGCCCCCGAGCCCGCGCCCTCGAAGGACGCCTGGGACGTCATCGCGCTCAAGGAGGGTGATGCCGTAGTAGGCGCTGCCCCTGCAGCTGACGATCGCGAACTGGTCTTTGTGACGTCCGACGCGCAGCTCTTGCGTTTCGCTGCCTCTTCCGTGCGGCCTCAAGGTCGCACAGCGGGTGGAATGACGGGTATCAAAATCGGTGCAGGAGCCTCCGTCGCAGGGTTCTTTGTGGTGGACGCGCAGCAGGACAACCACGTCGTCACCATTTCCGGCTCATCCGACGGCTTGCCAGGCACCCAACCAGGTGCCGCGAAGGTGACACCGCTCGCCGAGTACCCCGGCAAGGGACGTGCGACGGGCGGCGTGCGTGCTCACCGCTTCCTGAAGGGTGAGGACTCACTGTTGGCAACCTGGGTGGGGCCTGCACCAGCACGCGCAGCGTCGGGTGCTGGTCAGCCGATCGATCTCCCAGAAGCAATCGGACGACGCGATGGTTCTGGCGTTCCGCTGAACACTCCCGTCGACGGCATCGGGTAG
- a CDS encoding DUF5998 family protein, whose protein sequence is MSTSLTQAVVGAGYYPALANHVLRNAIGDEEVRGHFVHAETTFDTSEVRRHMTVLVVTNARLIRVHIDDGASPESGGTPAASATVESAPLRVVTSVALTHVVLEPESFREGDVPGELVLAVGWGIHSRIDLEPANCGDESCDADHGYTGDFTGDDTLARVSVLADGADTVRALEDFTATLQRLAGH, encoded by the coding sequence ATGTCCACCTCCCTTACACAGGCCGTCGTCGGTGCTGGCTACTACCCGGCCCTGGCCAACCACGTGCTCAGGAACGCGATCGGCGACGAGGAGGTTCGCGGCCACTTTGTGCACGCGGAGACCACCTTCGACACGTCGGAAGTGCGACGGCACATGACGGTGCTCGTCGTGACAAACGCCCGACTGATTCGGGTGCACATTGACGATGGAGCGAGCCCTGAGAGCGGCGGCACGCCGGCGGCGTCTGCGACAGTGGAGAGTGCCCCACTGCGCGTGGTCACTTCTGTCGCATTGACGCACGTCGTGCTCGAACCAGAGTCCTTTCGGGAGGGAGATGTCCCGGGCGAGCTCGTGCTCGCGGTCGGATGGGGGATCCACTCACGCATCGACCTTGAGCCCGCCAATTGCGGCGACGAGTCGTGCGATGCAGACCACGGCTACACGGGGGACTTCACAGGCGACGACACCCTCGCGCGCGTGAGCGTGCTCGCAGACGGAGCAGACACCGTGCGTGCTCTCGAGGACTTCACGGCCACCCTTCAACGCCTCGCCGGCCACTGA
- a CDS encoding alkaline phosphatase family protein — translation MLSRTSRPPFNASPATELGAIARLRAAGLELPDYGGRELGAVLSGSLAAIGAGHAVAHRDAEADRERLGIPHSRHVVVVLLDGLGHYQLEARRGHAPFLRSIESGVVTAGFPTTTAASLSLFGTGLPAGQTGMSGYTARNPRTGQLANLISWEGAYRAEEWQPMPSLLAEADREGFPVTTLGKRTFAGSGLTHAVLRGGQFVGAEHLADRIDVALAVAQKPGVSYCYWGEIDAAGHAKGWQSNQWVAALEDADRELRRLAGNLPADAVMVVTADHGMVDVPGAPRWDVGQTAALAQDVELVAGEPRALHLHVDPSHVASVAARWQDVLGHDAVVMTRDEAETAGLFGPISLEVKERIGDVVVAMAGRATVVDSRAQSARSMALVGMHGSLTPEELHVPLLMAQGR, via the coding sequence GTGCTCTCGAGGACTTCACGGCCACCCTTCAACGCCTCGCCGGCCACTGAATTGGGGGCGATCGCACGGCTCAGAGCTGCAGGGCTTGAGCTGCCCGACTACGGCGGCAGGGAGCTTGGCGCCGTCCTATCGGGGTCGCTCGCAGCGATTGGCGCTGGCCATGCGGTGGCACACCGCGACGCGGAAGCCGACCGTGAACGCCTCGGAATCCCACACTCACGCCACGTGGTCGTGGTGCTTCTCGACGGACTCGGGCACTATCAACTCGAAGCGAGAAGAGGGCATGCCCCCTTCCTGCGCAGCATCGAGTCGGGCGTCGTCACCGCAGGCTTTCCCACGACGACGGCGGCGTCGCTATCGCTTTTTGGCACCGGACTGCCAGCCGGACAAACGGGGATGTCTGGCTACACGGCACGCAACCCGCGCACCGGGCAGCTTGCCAATCTGATTTCTTGGGAGGGGGCCTACCGCGCCGAGGAATGGCAGCCGATGCCGTCGCTCCTTGCGGAGGCTGATCGAGAGGGATTCCCCGTCACGACGTTGGGCAAGCGCACCTTCGCCGGCTCCGGTCTGACCCATGCGGTACTGCGCGGCGGCCAGTTTGTGGGCGCCGAGCATCTTGCCGATCGGATCGATGTCGCGCTTGCCGTGGCGCAGAAGCCCGGAGTCTCGTATTGCTATTGGGGAGAGATCGACGCCGCGGGACATGCGAAAGGCTGGCAATCGAATCAGTGGGTCGCCGCTCTGGAGGACGCCGACAGGGAGCTAAGGCGGCTCGCTGGCAATCTGCCAGCCGATGCGGTCATGGTGGTCACGGCGGACCACGGAATGGTCGACGTGCCTGGCGCGCCCAGGTGGGACGTCGGCCAGACCGCCGCACTGGCTCAAGATGTCGAGCTTGTCGCAGGCGAGCCGCGCGCGCTGCACCTCCACGTGGACCCTTCACACGTCGCATCCGTCGCAGCTCGCTGGCAAGACGTGCTGGGCCACGATGCCGTCGTCATGACGAGGGACGAGGCAGAGACGGCGGGGCTTTTTGGTCCCATCTCGCTCGAAGTCAAAGAGCGCATCGGCGACGTGGTGGTCGCGATGGCTGGGCGAGCAACTGTGGTGGACTCGCGGGCGCAGAGCGCGCGTTCCATGGCGCTCGTGGGGATGCACGGATCGCTCACCCCCGAGGAACTGCACGTCCCTTTGCTGATGGCGCAAGGACGCTAG